A window of the Lolium perenne isolate Kyuss_39 chromosome 7, Kyuss_2.0, whole genome shotgun sequence genome harbors these coding sequences:
- the LOC127323771 gene encoding ABC transporter B family member 1: protein MSSDPEEIKARVVVHDAGAADEWARPELEAFHLPSTSQSPHFFHQPHPEPEQSIPAPPAAAATTNNASRSPPPPSSPPPAPFETEQLSPNAKPSSEDEKKPSPPAPAAALRDLFRFADGLDRVLMTVGTLGALVHGCSLPVFLRFFADLVDSFGSHADDPDTMVRLVVKYAFYFLVVGAAIWASSWAEISCWMWTGERQSTRMRIRYLEAALKQDVSFFDTDVRTSDVIYAINADAVIVQDAISEKLGNLIHYMATFVAGFVVGFTAAWQLALVTLAVVPLIAVIGGLTAATMGKLSGKSQDALSSASNIAEQALAQIRIVQSFVGEERVARAYSAALAAAQRIGYRNGFAKGLGLGGTYFTVFCCYALLLWYGGHLVRGHHTNGGLAIATMFSVMIGGIALGQSAPSIAAFAKARVAAAKIFRIIDHTPGISQDGDTGVELDSVTGRLELKNVEFAYPSRPDMPVLRSFSLTVPAGKTIALVGSSGSGKSTVVSLIERFYDPSSGEIMLDGVELKDLKLRWLRSQIGLVSQEPALFATSIRENLLLGRDSATQVEMEEAARVANAHSFIIKLPDGYDTQVGERGLQLSGGQKQRIAIARAMLKNPAILLLDEATSALDSESEKLVQEALDRFMIGRTTLVIAHRLSTIRKADLVAVLQAGAVSEMGPHDDLMARGDSGAYAKLIRMQEQAHEAALVSARRSSARPSSARNSVSSPIMMRNSSYGRSPYSRRLSDFSTADFSLSVIHDPSGHRMGMGMEKLAFRAQASSFWRLAKMNSPEWGYALAGSVGSMVCGSFSAIFAYILSAVLSIYYAPDPRYMDREIAKYCYLLIGMSSAALLFNTVQHLFWDTVGENLTKRVREKMLAAVLRNEMAWFDMEANASAHIAARLALDAQNVRSAIGDRISVIVQNSALMLVACTAGFVLQWRLALVLLAVFPLVVGATVLQKMFMKGFSGDLEGAHARATQIAGEAVANVRTVAAFNSEDKITRLFEANLQRPLRRCFWKGQIAGIGYGVAQFLLYASYALGLWYAAWLVKHGISDFSKTIRVFMVLMVSANGAAETLTLAPDFIKGGRAMHSVFETIDRATEIEPDDVDAAPVPDKPRGDVELKHIDFSYPSRPDIQVFRDLSLRARAGRTLALVGPSGCGKSSVLALIQRFYEPTSGRVLLDGKDIRKYNLKALRRAVAMVPQEPFLFGGTIHDNIAYGREGATEAEVVEAATQANAHKFVSALPEGYKTCVGERGVQLSGGQRQRIAIARALVKQAPIMLLDEATSALDAESERHVQEALSRAGSGRTTIVVAHRLATVRNAHTIAVIDDGKVVEQGSHSHLLNHYPDGCYARMLQLQRLTPHAAAVPGPSASNA, encoded by the exons ATGTCTAGCGACCCAGAAGAGATCAAGGCCCGCGTGGTCGTCCACGACGCCGGCGCCGCCGACGAGTGGGCGCGCCCCGAGCTCGAGGCCTTCCACCTCCCTTCCACATCCCAGTCCCCACACTTCTTCCACCAACCTCACCCAGAACCAGAGCAATCCATACCGGCACCACCGGCCGCGGCAGCCACCACCAACAATGCATCTCGCTCCCCTCCTCCTCCAAGCTCGCCGCCTCCCGCCCCCTTCGAGACAGAGCAGCTGTCGCCCAATGCCAAGCCCTCTTCCGAGGACGAGAAAAAGCCGTCCCCTCCGGCGCCGGCGGCCGCGCTGCGGGACCTGTTCCGCTTCGCCGACGGCCTGGACCGCGTCCTCATGACCGTGGGGACGCTGGGCGCGCTCGTCCACGGCTGCTCCCTCCCCGTGTTCCTCCGCTTCTTCGCGGACCTCGTCGACTCCTTCGGCTCCCACGCCGACGACCCGGACACCATGGTCCGCCTCGTCGTCAAATACGCCTTCTACTTCCTCGTCGTCGGCGCCGCCATCTGGGCGTCGTCCTGGGCGGAGATATCCTGCTGGATGTGGACCGGCGAGCGGCAGTCGACGCGGATGCGGATCCGGTACCTGGAGGCGGCGCTGAAGCAGGACGTGTCCTTCTTCGACACGGACGTGCGCACCTCCGACGTCATCTACGCCATCAACGCGGACGCCGTCATCGTGCAGGACGCCATCAGCGAGAAGCTCGGCAACCTCATCCACTACATGGCCACCTTCGTGGCCGGCTTCGTCGTCGGCTTCACCGCCGCGTGGCAGCTGGCGCTCGTCACGCTCGCCGTGGTGCCGCTCATCGCCGTCATCGGCGGCCTCACCGCCGCCACCATGGGCAAGCTCTCCGGCAAGAGCCAGGACGCGCTCTCCAGCGCCAGCAACATCGCGGAGCAGGCGCTGGCGCAGATACGGATCGTGCAGTCGTTCGTGGGCGAGGAGCGCGTCGCGCGGGCCTACTCGGCGGCGCTGGCCGCCGCGCAGAGGATCGGCTACCGCAACGGCTTCGCCAAGGGCCTCGGCCTCGGCGGCACCTACTTCACCGTCTTCTGCTGCTACGCGCTGCTCCTCTGGTACGGCGGCCACCTCGTCCGCGGACACCACACCAACGGCGGCCTCGCCATCGCCACCATGTTCTCCGTCATGATCGGCGGAAT CGCTCTGGGGCAGTCGGCGCCGAGCATAGCGGCGTTCGCAaaggcgagggtggcggcggcgaaGATCTTCCGGATCATCGACCACACGCCGGGCATCTCGCAGGACGGCGACACCGGCGTGGAGCTGGATTCCGTGACGGGGCGGCTGGAGCTGAAGAACGTTGAGTTCGCGTACCCGTCCCGGCCGGACATGCCGGTCCTGCGCAGCTTCTCTCTGACCGTGCCGGCCGGGAAGACGATCGCGCTGGTGGGCAGCTCCGGGTCCGGCAAGAGCACCGTGGTGTCCCTGATCGAGAGGTTCTACGACCCAAGCTCAG GTGAGATCATGCTTGACGGCGTTGAGCTGAAGGATCTGAAGCTGCGGTGGTTGCGGTCGCAGATCGGGCTGGTGAGCCAGGAGCCGGCGCTGTTCGCGACGAGCATCCGGGAGAACCTGCTGCTGGGGAGGGACTCGGCGACGCAGGTGGAGATGGAGGAGGCGGCCAGGGTCGCCAACGCCCACtccttcatcatcaagctccccGACGGCTACGACACGCAG GTTGGGGAGCGCGGCCTGCAGCTCTCCGGCGGCCAGAAGCAGCGGATCGCCATCGCCCGCGCCATGCTCAAGAACCCGGCCATCCTCCTCCTCGACGAGGCCACCAGCGCGCTGGACTCCGAGTCGGAGAAGCTCGTGCAGGAGGCGCTGGACCGCTTCATGATCGGCCGCACCACCCTCGTCATCGCGCACAGGCTCTCCACCATCCGCAAGGCCGACCTCGTCGCCGTCCTGCAGGCCGGCGCCGTCTCCGAGATGGGCCCGCACGACGACCTCATGGCCCGAGGGGACAGCGGCGCCTACGCCAAGCTCATCCGCATGCAGGAGCAGGCGCACGAGGCGGCGCTCGTGAGCGCAAGGAGGAGCAGCGCCAGGCCATCCAGCGCCCGCAACTCCGTCAGCTCGCCCATCATGATGCGCAACTCCTCCTACGGCCGCTCGCCCTACTCACGCCGCCTCTCCGACTTCTCCACCGCCGACTTCAGCCTGTCCGTGATACATGACCCGTCGGGCCACCGGATGGGCATGGGCATGGAGAAGCTCGCGTTCCGCGCGCAGGCCAGCTCCTTCTGGCGGCTGGCCAAGATGAACTCGCCGGAGTGGGGCTACGCGCTCGCCGGCTCCGTGGGCTCCATGGTGTGCGGCTCCTTCAGCGCCATCTTCGCCTACATCCTCAGCGCGGTGCTCAGCATCTACTACGCGCCGGACCCGAGGTACATGGACCGGGAGATCGCCAAGTACTGCTACCTGCTCATCGGCATGTCCTCCGCCGCGCTGCTCTTCAACACCGTGCAGCACCTCTTCTGGGACACCGTCGGCGAGAACCTCACCAAGCGCGTGCGCGAGAAGATGCTCGCCGCCGTGCTCCGCAACGAGATGGCCTGGTTCGACATGGAGGCCAACGCCAGCGCGCACATCGCCGCCAGGCTCGCCCTCGACGCCCAGAACGTGCGCTCCGCCATCGGGGACCGCATCTCCGTCATCGTGCAGAACTCCGCGCTCATGCTCGTCGCATGCACCGCCGGGTTCGTCCTGCAGTGGCGCCTCGCGCTCGTGCTCCTCGCCGTCTTCCCGCTCGTCGTCGGTGCCACCGTGCTGCAGAAGATGTTCATGAAGGGGTTCTCGGGTGACCTGGAAGGCGCGCACGCCAGGGCCACGCAGATCGCCGGCGAGGCCGTGGCCAACGTGCGCACCGTGGCCGCGTTCAACTCCGAGGACAAGATCACCAGGCTCTTCGAGGCCAACCTGCAGAGGCCGCTCCGCCGCTGCTTCTGGAAGGGGCAGATCGCCGGGATCGGCTATGGCGTCGCGCAGTTCCTGCTCTATGCCTCCTACGCGCTGGGCCTGTGGTACGCCGCGtggctcgtgaagcacggcatctCCGACTTCTCCAAGACCATCCGCGTCTTCATGGTGCTCATGGTCTCCGCCAACGGCGCCGCCGAGACGCTCACGCTGGCGCCGGACTTCATCAAGGGCGGCCGCGCAATGCACTCGGTGTTCGAGACGATCGACCGCGCGACGGAGATCGAGCCCGACGACGTGGACGCCGCGCCCGTCCCGGACAAGCCTAGGGGCGACGTGGAGCTCAAGCACATCGACTTCTCGTACCCGTCGCGGCCGGACATCCAGGTGTTCCGGGACCTGAGCCTGCGCGCCCGCGCCGGCAGGACGCTGGCGCTGGTCGGGCCAAGCGGGTGCGGCAAGAGCTCCGTGCTGGCGCTCATCCAGAGATTCTACGAGCCAACATCCGGCCGCGTGCTGCTGGACGGCAAGGACATCCGCAAGTACAACCTCAAGGCGCTGCGGCGGGCGGTGGCCATGGTGCCGCAGGAGCCGTTCCTCTTCGGCGGGACGATCCACGACAACATCGCGTACGGGCGGGAGGGCGCGACGGAGGCGGAGGTGGTGGAGGCAGCGACGCAGGCGAACGCGCACAAGTTCGTGTCGGCGCTGCCGGAGGGGTACAAGACGTGCGTGGGCGAGCGCGGGGtgcagctctccggcgggcagcggcAGCGGATCGCCATCGCGCGGGCGCTGGTGAAGCAGGCGCCCATCATGCTGCTGGACGAGGCGACGAGCGCGCTGGACGCGGAGTCGGAGCGGCACGTGCAGGAGGCGCTGAGCCGCGCGGGGAGCGGCCGCACCACCATCGTGGTGGCGCACCGGCTGGCGACAGTGCGGAACGCGCACACCATCGCGGTGATCGACGACGGGAAGGTGGTGGAGCAGGGGTCGCACTCGCACCTGCTCAACCACTACCCCGACGGATGCTACGCGCGGATGCTGCAGCTGCAGCGGCtcacgccgcacgccgccgccgtGCCCGGACCGTCCGCGTCCAACGCCTGA